A genome region from Maridesulfovibrio salexigens DSM 2638 includes the following:
- the ispE gene encoding 4-(cytidine 5'-diphospho)-2-C-methyl-D-erythritol kinase, with translation MNKTILTAPAKVNLYLKIVRKRDDGFHELDTLFHPFPALADTLEVTETGEGCTIHCADFDLPAEDNLIYKAWDKYAEATGFRPGLHIELIKRTPTGAGLGGGSSDAASMLRFLNTHPDSPGLEHDKLNALAAGLGADVPFFLLDGPAWAKGIGEILSPSEVDLSGLTALLACPDVHVNTAWAYKAWSNRDRSANFKKSDAFDLTTSACGNNRTASKTRVTLFNDFEEVVLPEFPKIRETKEYLLKNGACGAVMSGSGASIISFFKDDEAAKAAATDLKSMNVDSVLHRF, from the coding sequence ATGAACAAAACAATTCTTACCGCCCCGGCTAAGGTCAATCTCTACTTGAAAATCGTCCGCAAAAGAGATGACGGCTTTCACGAGCTGGACACCCTCTTTCACCCCTTCCCGGCTTTGGCTGACACCCTTGAGGTGACCGAAACCGGAGAAGGCTGCACTATCCACTGTGCGGATTTCGACCTTCCGGCGGAAGACAATCTTATATATAAAGCTTGGGATAAATATGCTGAGGCAACCGGATTCCGTCCGGGGCTTCACATTGAATTGATCAAGCGCACACCCACAGGGGCCGGTCTCGGCGGAGGCAGTTCCGATGCTGCATCCATGCTCCGTTTCCTGAACACTCACCCCGACAGTCCGGGGCTGGAACATGATAAGCTGAACGCACTGGCTGCGGGACTTGGAGCGGATGTTCCCTTCTTTTTACTGGATGGTCCGGCATGGGCAAAAGGAATAGGTGAAATTTTATCGCCCTCAGAGGTTGACCTTTCCGGCCTGACCGCGTTATTAGCCTGCCCGGATGTGCACGTGAATACCGCATGGGCATATAAGGCATGGTCCAATCGTGACCGGTCCGCTAATTTCAAAAAAAGTGACGCCTTTGACTTGACAACGTCAGCCTGCGGTAATAATAGAACGGCCTCCAAAACGAGGGTGACTTTGTTCAATGACTTTGAAGAAGTTGTCCTTCCCGAGTTTCCCAAAATCAGGGAGACAAAGGAATATCTGTTGAAAAACGGAGCCTGCGGAGCTGTCATGAGCGGAAGCGGGGCAAGTATCATCTCTTTCTTTAAAGACGATGAAGCAGCTAAAGCAGCTGCCACTGACTTGAAATCAATGAACGTTGACTCTGTTCTTCACAGGTTTTGA
- a CDS encoding ribose-phosphate diphosphokinase yields the protein MNGELKIISGSSNLALSEAICDHLGSTLTPCLREKFSDGEIRIEIQDNVRGCDVFVVQSTCDPVNFHFMELCLMLDALKRASARRVTAVVPYYGYARQDRKVSPRAPISAKLCADCLTVAGMQRLVTIDLHAGQIQGFFDLPVDNIYAAPVLLDELRTREEDMVMVSPDAGGTERARAYAKRLNAGLAIVDKRRDAPNQAKAMHVIGEVKDKVCVVMDDMIDTAGTMCQAAKVLMDHGAKDVIACATHPVLSGPAIDRLAAAPFSEVIVTDTLPVPEEKLANCNGKIKVKSVAGILAKCIHNVHSESSVSVLFV from the coding sequence ATGAACGGTGAACTCAAGATTATCAGCGGCTCGTCAAATCTGGCGCTTTCAGAAGCAATCTGTGACCATCTCGGCAGCACACTTACTCCCTGTCTGCGTGAAAAATTCAGTGATGGTGAAATCCGCATCGAAATTCAGGATAACGTCCGCGGCTGCGATGTTTTCGTAGTCCAGTCTACCTGTGACCCGGTGAACTTTCACTTCATGGAACTGTGTCTCATGCTGGATGCGCTTAAAAGAGCAAGTGCCCGCCGAGTAACTGCAGTTGTTCCTTACTATGGATACGCCAGACAGGACCGCAAGGTTTCTCCCCGCGCACCCATCAGTGCAAAACTCTGTGCCGACTGCCTGACTGTTGCAGGTATGCAGCGCCTGGTTACCATCGACCTGCATGCAGGCCAGATTCAGGGATTTTTCGACCTCCCCGTAGATAACATTTACGCTGCGCCCGTCCTTCTGGACGAACTGCGCACCCGCGAAGAAGACATGGTTATGGTTTCCCCTGATGCAGGCGGAACCGAGCGCGCAAGAGCATACGCCAAACGTTTGAACGCTGGCCTTGCTATTGTTGACAAACGCCGCGACGCTCCCAACCAGGCTAAAGCCATGCACGTTATCGGCGAAGTTAAAGATAAAGTCTGCGTGGTCATGGATGACATGATCGACACCGCAGGCACCATGTGCCAGGCAGCCAAGGTTCTCATGGACCACGGCGCTAAAGACGTAATTGCCTGCGCAACCCACCCGGTTCTTTCCGGACCGGCTATCGACAGGCTGGCAGCAGCACCTTTTTCCGAGGTGATTGTAACCGACACCCTGCCTGTTCCCGAAGAAAAGCTTGCTAACTGCAACGGTAAGATCAAAGTCAAATCCGTTGCCGGAATTCTCGCCAAGTGCATTCACAACGTGCACTCCGAGTCCTCCGTAAGCGTACTCTTCGTATAA
- a CDS encoding 50S ribosomal protein L25: MSEKVTFKAELRTKTGKSANRQLRNQGMVPVVFYSQDGENLVLSVNENEFVKMYRKVGTTRVFSLEVDGKTYDTLIWKVQMDPVRPRPNHIDFLGVSKDRTLKVDVPVVTEGKAPGVKLGGRMAIYRPKLTVACTAATLPAEIVVNIDSMNVGDTVFVNEIDLGEGASVVFDNNFALVRCAAGRGSKAAEEEAEEE; encoded by the coding sequence ATGTCTGAAAAAGTAACCTTCAAAGCTGAGCTGCGTACCAAAACCGGTAAATCCGCAAACCGCCAGCTCCGCAATCAGGGTATGGTTCCCGTTGTCTTCTATTCTCAGGACGGCGAAAACCTCGTTCTTTCCGTTAACGAAAACGAATTCGTAAAAATGTACCGTAAGGTCGGTACCACCCGCGTATTCAGCCTCGAAGTAGACGGTAAAACCTACGACACCCTGATCTGGAAAGTGCAGATGGACCCCGTCCGTCCCCGCCCTAACCACATCGACTTCCTCGGTGTTTCCAAAGACCGTACCCTCAAAGTCGACGTTCCCGTTGTAACTGAAGGTAAAGCTCCCGGTGTTAAACTCGGTGGCCGTATGGCTATCTACCGTCCCAAGCTCACCGTAGCTTGTACTGCTGCAACTCTTCCTGCTGAAATCGTTGTTAACATCGACAGCATGAACGTTGGCGACACCGTATTCGTAAACGAAATCGACCTCGGCGAAGGTGCTTCCGTTGTTTTCGACAACAACTTCGCACTCGTTCGCTGTGCCGCTGGCCGCGGTTCTAAAGCTGCTGAAGAAGAAGCTGAAGAAGAATAG
- the pth gene encoding aminoacyl-tRNA hydrolase, which yields MEYKALIVGLGNPGSEYAKTRHNIGFMAVDALAEVAKSRKSMRFKEMGISGDFELFSLNLAGNNVLATKPLTYMNLSGKAVAAICGKYSIAVSDVYVIHDELDLPCGRMKFKKGGGNNGHRGLESIQEKMGSPNFFRIRVGIGRPEFSSQVKDYVLEEFNTQELAIAAQMSQAAIKGLNLHFRRGQGTATQFMNSFMPDLPETEP from the coding sequence ATGGAATACAAAGCACTTATCGTAGGACTGGGTAACCCCGGATCTGAATACGCCAAAACCAGACACAACATTGGTTTTATGGCAGTTGATGCTTTGGCTGAAGTGGCAAAATCCCGCAAAAGCATGCGCTTCAAGGAAATGGGTATTTCCGGCGACTTCGAACTTTTCAGCCTCAATTTAGCCGGAAACAACGTGCTTGCAACCAAACCGCTCACTTACATGAACCTGAGCGGTAAAGCAGTTGCAGCCATCTGCGGCAAATATTCCATTGCCGTATCAGATGTCTACGTCATCCATGATGAACTGGACCTTCCCTGCGGAAGAATGAAATTCAAAAAAGGTGGTGGCAATAACGGCCACCGCGGACTTGAATCTATTCAGGAGAAGATGGGGTCTCCGAATTTTTTCCGTATTAGGGTTGGTATCGGCCGTCCGGAATTTTCCTCACAGGTCAAAGACTATGTACTTGAGGAATTTAATACGCAGGAACTTGCGATAGCTGCCCAGATGTCACAGGCGGCAATCAAAGGTTTGAACCTGCATTTCAGGCGCGGTCAAGGAACGGCAACCCAGTTCATGAACAGTTTCATGCCTGATCTTCCTGAAACCGAACCGTAG
- a CDS encoding CarD family transcriptional regulator: MFELDQLVVYPSQGVGKVERIESQEIGGATAEFYIVRILSNNVTLMVPVMNAHNVGLRAVCDKDAGMEIFESLKDRSDFTGYTGQNWNRRYREYSEKLKSGDLQDVAYVLKELFLIGRDKELSFGERRLLEQAMGLVSMELSFALDLDQEEIKEDINALFSDVLEKQEEES, encoded by the coding sequence GTGTTTGAGCTAGACCAGTTGGTTGTCTACCCTTCACAGGGAGTAGGCAAAGTAGAACGTATCGAAAGCCAGGAAATCGGCGGAGCAACCGCTGAATTTTATATTGTCCGCATTTTAAGTAACAATGTTACGCTCATGGTTCCGGTCATGAACGCGCATAACGTGGGTCTTCGCGCTGTTTGTGACAAGGACGCGGGTATGGAAATATTTGAAAGTCTCAAGGACAGATCTGATTTCACCGGCTACACCGGGCAGAACTGGAACAGACGCTACCGCGAATATTCTGAGAAGCTCAAAAGCGGCGACCTTCAGGACGTGGCTTATGTCCTCAAAGAACTGTTCCTGATCGGTCGCGACAAAGAACTTTCCTTTGGTGAACGCAGACTCCTTGAGCAAGCTATGGGTTTGGTTTCGATGGAACTTTCCTTTGCTCTTGATCTTGATCAGGAAGAGATCAAGGAAGATATCAATGCACTTTTCAGTGATGTTCTGGAAAAACAGGAAGAGGAATCCTAA
- the rho gene encoding transcription termination factor Rho, whose protein sequence is MGQEKKIQNLNLTELKQKKMSDLMDLAAKFKVENPSGMRKQELIFALLQGCAAQNGQIYGEGVLEVLPDGFGFLRSPTYSYMPGPDDIYVSPSQIRRFGLRKGDIISGQIRPPKEGERYFALLRVNEIGLEPPEHSRNLVLFDNLTPVYPDNRFKMENGPKNFSSRVIDILSPIGRGQRALLVAPPRTGKTMMLQNIANSINANHPDVDLIVLLIDERPEEVTDMARTVKAEVVSSTFDEPPQRHVQVTEMVLEKAKRLVERKRDVVILLDSITRLGRAYNAVTPSSGRVLSGGLDANAMQRPKRFFGAARNIEEGGSLTIIATALIDTGSRMDEVIFEEFKGTGNMDLYLDRKLAEKRVFPAIDINRSGTRKEELLLDDGVLNKVWILRKLLAPMNSIDSMEFLLDKMKGTKNNDEFFDMMGK, encoded by the coding sequence ATGGGCCAAGAAAAAAAGATACAAAACCTGAACCTGACTGAACTAAAACAGAAGAAGATGTCAGACCTAATGGATCTGGCAGCTAAATTCAAAGTTGAAAACCCCAGCGGCATGCGCAAGCAGGAACTTATTTTTGCACTGCTTCAGGGTTGCGCGGCACAGAACGGACAGATTTACGGTGAAGGTGTTCTGGAAGTCCTTCCCGATGGATTCGGTTTCCTCCGTTCCCCCACCTACAGCTACATGCCCGGACCGGATGACATCTATGTTTCTCCTTCCCAGATCAGAAGATTCGGCCTGCGCAAGGGTGACATTATTTCCGGACAGATTCGTCCTCCCAAAGAAGGCGAACGCTACTTCGCACTTCTCAGAGTAAATGAAATCGGACTTGAACCGCCGGAACACTCCAGAAATCTGGTTCTTTTCGACAACCTCACTCCAGTATACCCGGACAACCGTTTCAAAATGGAAAACGGTCCTAAAAATTTCAGTTCCCGGGTAATCGATATTCTTTCCCCCATCGGCCGCGGCCAGCGCGCACTGCTCGTTGCACCGCCCCGTACCGGTAAGACCATGATGCTGCAGAATATAGCAAACTCCATCAACGCCAACCATCCCGACGTTGATCTCATTGTTCTGCTCATCGATGAACGTCCCGAAGAAGTCACCGATATGGCCAGAACTGTTAAGGCTGAAGTGGTCAGCTCCACTTTTGATGAGCCTCCGCAGCGCCATGTACAGGTTACCGAGATGGTACTTGAAAAGGCCAAGCGCCTTGTTGAGCGTAAACGTGACGTTGTCATCCTGCTCGACTCCATCACCCGACTCGGTCGCGCATACAACGCCGTAACCCCTTCCTCCGGCAGGGTCCTTTCCGGTGGTCTGGATGCCAACGCAATGCAGCGTCCTAAAAGATTCTTCGGCGCAGCGCGTAACATTGAAGAAGGCGGCAGCCTGACCATCATCGCCACCGCTCTCATCGATACCGGCTCCCGCATGGACGAAGTTATCTTTGAAGAATTCAAGGGAACCGGTAACATGGACCTGTACCTTGACCGTAAGCTCGCTGAAAAACGCGTCTTCCCTGCAATCGACATCAACCGTTCCGGTACCCGTAAGGAAGAACTCCTTCTCGATGACGGTGTTCTCAACAAGGTCTGGATCCTGCGCAAACTTCTTGCCCCCATGAACTCCATTGATTCCATGGAATTCCTGCTCGATAAGATGAAGGGCACTAAAAACAATGACGAATTCTTCGACATGATGGGCAAATAG
- a CDS encoding M48 family metallopeptidase has translation MLIRNKIHLQIISLILIFFFSLCMTPQATANSLFGDFTVKDEIKLGGEFDKMVRNRLPIILDPQIEGYVKHLVAKVAKHIPPQPFPITATVIRNNAMNAFAVPGGYVYVYTGLILNMKHEAELAAVIGHELAHVSLRHVARRMEKMKMVNFASMLGTLAGMLVGIAGGGSNMGNLGSAIAVGSMGGATSAYLNYTQENEREADHLGMNYLVAAGYNPQSMIDGFKVMKQRQWHISNTNIPTYLSTHPGLDSRIGYLQDRFKRMPPEYFERKDDDAAFFKVQTLIRARLTSADVALAYYMAIPENERTCLDHLGLGIVYTRMKQYKKAELSFNQAHELCPDDTLILREQGRFFFTIGEMDKASPLLREAYLREPRDAMTLFFIARIEGTRKNYKQAILTMRRVAEMVPHDQEIHYHLGRMLGESGHYFEAHSQLAYAALYGHDMKKAQFHLRKAEGLAKTKKQRDELTKLQETINPKPPEEEGNGKLE, from the coding sequence ATGCTCATCAGAAATAAAATCCACCTCCAGATCATATCGTTAATCCTGATATTTTTTTTCAGCCTGTGCATGACACCGCAGGCCACTGCTAATTCGCTTTTCGGGGATTTTACTGTCAAAGACGAAATCAAGCTCGGCGGAGAGTTTGATAAAATGGTCCGAAACAGGCTTCCGATTATTCTCGATCCGCAAATTGAGGGCTATGTAAAACATCTTGTTGCCAAGGTTGCTAAACATATCCCTCCCCAACCTTTCCCGATCACCGCTACCGTTATACGCAACAATGCCATGAACGCTTTCGCGGTTCCGGGCGGATACGTCTATGTCTACACCGGCTTGATCCTGAATATGAAGCATGAGGCAGAGCTCGCAGCAGTTATCGGGCACGAACTTGCCCACGTATCCCTGCGCCATGTGGCCCGCCGCATGGAAAAAATGAAAATGGTCAACTTTGCAAGTATGCTCGGAACATTAGCCGGAATGCTGGTAGGTATTGCCGGTGGCGGCAGCAATATGGGCAATCTTGGTTCAGCCATTGCCGTAGGGTCAATGGGCGGAGCTACAAGTGCATACCTCAACTACACACAGGAAAATGAAAGGGAAGCTGACCATCTCGGCATGAACTACCTCGTTGCTGCGGGCTACAACCCGCAAAGCATGATTGATGGTTTCAAGGTTATGAAACAGCGCCAATGGCACATAAGCAATACCAACATACCGACTTATCTTTCCACACACCCCGGCCTTGATTCACGTATCGGATACCTGCAAGACCGCTTCAAACGCATGCCGCCGGAATATTTTGAGCGTAAAGATGATGATGCTGCCTTTTTCAAAGTTCAGACTCTTATCAGGGCGCGGCTGACTTCAGCGGACGTTGCCCTAGCATATTATATGGCAATTCCTGAAAACGAACGCACATGCCTCGACCATTTAGGATTGGGAATTGTCTACACGCGCATGAAACAATACAAAAAAGCTGAGTTGTCCTTTAATCAGGCACACGAACTTTGCCCTGATGACACTCTTATCCTTCGAGAACAGGGTCGTTTCTTCTTTACCATAGGAGAAATGGACAAAGCTTCACCGCTGCTGCGTGAGGCTTACCTGCGAGAGCCGCGTGATGCCATGACCCTCTTTTTCATCGCCCGTATTGAAGGCACGAGGAAAAACTACAAACAGGCCATCCTGACAATGCGCAGAGTTGCTGAAATGGTCCCCCATGATCAGGAAATTCACTATCATCTTGGACGGATGCTGGGAGAATCCGGGCACTATTTTGAAGCCCATAGCCAACTCGCATATGCAGCTTTGTATGGTCACGATATGAAGAAAGCGCAGTTCCACCTCCGTAAGGCTGAAGGACTGGCGAAAACCAAGAAACAACGCGATGAACTCACGAAACTGCAGGAAACAATCAACCCGAAACCGCCCGAGGAAGAGGGCAATGGAAAGCTTGAATGA
- a CDS encoding bifunctional riboflavin kinase/FAD synthetase: MIIAKSIDEIIKPEQGACVTIGNFDGVHKGHQKLISSTCKKARANGLASVVVTFDPHPLRVLVNSKTPPFITLTSQKLELIALHKPDIILALNFTKEMAALSPEEFIQRYLIEPLGMKEMVVGYDYALGKGRSGNYETIVKLGQKHEYGVERLDPVIINDAVVSSSRIRDMVSEGNVWDVRPLLGRFYQVRGEVVHGMNRGGRLLGFPTANIKLEDELFPKKGVYAIRVEVEGKVLPGVANIGKNPTFGNEALSVEAHILDFSKDIYGKDIRVHFIQRIRSEKKFNGLDELKERIGIDIGLAREILSYPESQVRPGLHLSESESGAE, translated from the coding sequence ATGATCATCGCAAAATCAATAGATGAAATTATCAAGCCTGAACAAGGCGCATGCGTTACAATCGGAAACTTTGACGGGGTCCACAAGGGACACCAGAAGCTGATCAGCAGCACCTGCAAAAAGGCTCGCGCCAATGGCCTTGCCAGCGTAGTAGTAACATTTGACCCCCATCCTCTCCGGGTACTGGTTAATAGCAAAACCCCGCCTTTCATCACCCTTACCTCTCAAAAACTGGAACTTATCGCCCTGCATAAGCCGGACATAATACTGGCCCTGAACTTCACCAAGGAAATGGCTGCCCTTTCCCCCGAAGAATTCATCCAGCGTTACCTCATTGAACCTCTTGGGATGAAAGAAATGGTAGTTGGTTATGACTATGCATTGGGTAAAGGTCGCAGCGGCAACTACGAAACCATTGTAAAACTGGGACAAAAGCATGAGTACGGGGTCGAACGTCTTGATCCGGTAATCATCAACGATGCTGTAGTCAGCTCTTCCCGTATCCGTGACATGGTCAGCGAAGGTAACGTCTGGGACGTACGTCCTTTGCTCGGCCGTTTTTATCAGGTGCGCGGTGAAGTTGTGCACGGCATGAACAGAGGCGGCAGACTGCTCGGTTTCCCAACAGCCAACATCAAGCTTGAAGATGAACTTTTCCCCAAGAAGGGGGTTTACGCCATCCGAGTGGAAGTCGAAGGCAAGGTCCTGCCCGGTGTTGCCAACATCGGTAAAAACCCCACTTTCGGCAATGAAGCCCTTTCCGTAGAAGCGCACATTCTCGATTTTTCAAAAGATATATACGGCAAGGATATCCGCGTACATTTCATCCAGCGCATCCGTTCCGAGAAGAAATTCAACGGTCTGGATGAGCTCAAGGAACGCATCGGTATTGATATCGGCCTTGCCAGAGAAATTCTCTCATACCCTGAATCACAGGTCCGTCCCGGACTTCATCTGAGCGAATCAGAATCAGGAGCAGAATAA
- a CDS encoding chloride channel protein: MSPFLSLHTWRDLARSYRKVSHFRWLVLGIVVGILSGIVAVLFFGAVELGKYIFMSQLAGLSLPAPEGEELFHGHAGEHLRTWTIPICLTIVGLVTGWLVNKYIPETTSGGTDGTDATIKCFHQGSGLMRPIVPIIKGITSVFTISCGGSAGREGPITQMGAGVGSWLAQRLKLSTKERRILLLAGAAGGLGAIFRAPLGGALTAIEVIYREDFESEAILPSVISSVVSYSLFTLFYGTEPIFGIPRFVFHDPRELIFYVALAFACTLAGWMYIRTFRFIKFSVFNQIRDRVGLMWATALGGLLMGIMGMFFPQVLTGGYGWLEMAIMGEIPLMMMTAIVIGKTIATSMTIGSGMSGGMFAPALFVGGMSGGIVGQLAGKYYPDIVTQPGGYVLVGMAAFFAGVAKAPIGPLIMVCELTQGYGLLAPLMLASALCIVLGRSFSLYEHQVESKFDSPAHIEDKTINILEGLHVETHYKPGRVTTLEEGTTLKALTDIIANTNELYFPVKNEDGVITGILTIQNVRNHLFNPDLFDLILAKDLATKPATLKADDDLYTALLKFVDTDYGQIPVVSEDDPNRIIGILNRENVFRAYAKSVKELREAAE; this comes from the coding sequence ATGAGTCCTTTTCTCAGTCTGCATACATGGAGGGATCTTGCCCGCTCCTACCGTAAAGTCAGCCATTTCCGCTGGCTGGTACTCGGTATTGTAGTAGGTATCCTTTCCGGTATCGTAGCCGTGCTTTTTTTCGGTGCGGTAGAGCTCGGCAAATATATTTTCATGAGCCAACTGGCCGGACTTTCCCTGCCCGCCCCTGAAGGCGAAGAGCTTTTTCACGGGCATGCCGGGGAGCATCTGCGCACTTGGACCATCCCCATCTGCCTGACCATCGTAGGTCTGGTTACCGGATGGCTGGTCAACAAGTACATACCGGAAACAACCTCCGGCGGAACGGACGGCACCGATGCCACCATCAAATGTTTCCATCAGGGCAGCGGTCTCATGCGCCCCATAGTACCCATCATCAAGGGTATAACCTCAGTCTTCACCATCTCCTGCGGTGGTAGTGCAGGCCGAGAAGGTCCCATCACCCAGATGGGAGCCGGGGTTGGATCATGGTTGGCCCAGAGGCTAAAGCTCTCCACCAAGGAACGCCGCATTTTGCTCCTTGCCGGAGCAGCAGGCGGCCTCGGTGCGATCTTCCGTGCCCCGCTGGGCGGCGCTCTCACCGCCATCGAAGTAATCTACCGTGAGGACTTTGAATCCGAAGCCATCCTGCCTTCGGTCATCTCCTCCGTAGTATCATATTCCCTGTTCACACTTTTTTACGGAACTGAGCCGATCTTCGGCATTCCGCGCTTTGTCTTTCACGATCCGCGGGAGCTGATTTTCTACGTGGCTCTGGCATTTGCCTGCACCTTGGCGGGTTGGATGTATATCCGCACTTTCCGCTTCATCAAGTTCTCGGTGTTCAATCAGATCAGAGACCGGGTCGGCCTCATGTGGGCTACCGCTCTCGGCGGACTGCTCATGGGTATCATGGGTATGTTCTTCCCGCAGGTTCTCACCGGGGGATACGGCTGGCTGGAAATGGCAATCATGGGTGAAATCCCGCTCATGATGATGACCGCCATTGTAATCGGCAAAACCATCGCCACCTCCATGACCATCGGTTCCGGTATGTCCGGCGGTATGTTTGCGCCCGCACTTTTCGTAGGCGGTATGTCCGGCGGAATCGTGGGACAGCTTGCCGGAAAATACTATCCGGACATCGTGACCCAGCCCGGAGGCTACGTACTGGTCGGCATGGCCGCATTCTTCGCCGGGGTCGCAAAAGCACCTATCGGACCGCTGATCATGGTCTGCGAACTCACACAGGGTTACGGGCTGCTGGCCCCGCTCATGCTCGCCTCCGCGCTTTGCATCGTGCTTGGACGCAGCTTCTCACTTTACGAGCATCAGGTGGAAAGTAAATTCGATTCTCCGGCTCATATTGAGGACAAAACCATCAACATCCTTGAAGGGCTACACGTTGAGACCCACTACAAACCGGGTCGCGTAACCACCCTTGAAGAAGGAACCACGCTCAAGGCGCTGACCGATATCATCGCCAACACCAACGAGCTATACTTCCCGGTCAAAAACGAAGATGGGGTTATCACCGGAATCCTGACCATTCAGAATGTCCGTAACCACCTCTTCAACCCGGACCTCTTCGACCTCATCCTAGCCAAGGACCTCGCCACCAAGCCGGCGACCCTCAAGGCGGATGATGACCTTTACACTGCGCTGCTCAAGTTCGTAGACACGGACTACGGGCAAATCCCGGTTGTAAGTGAGGACGATCCCAACAGGATCATCGGTATCCTGAACAGGGAGAACGTGTTCCGCGCTTATGCCAAGTCTGTTAAGGAATTAAGAGAGGCTGCTGAGTAA